In one Puniceicoccus vermicola genomic region, the following are encoded:
- a CDS encoding class I mannose-6-phosphate isomerase, translated as MKKDAPSYLEILPNRVRRNYRGGALLESWTGEGHEGDSERPEDWIGSTVRALNPGLAKVQNEGLTSVRLPDGRSASLPEVLTDAPEYFLGPNHVKQRGHELGFLAKLLDSAIRLNVQAHPTAAFAREHLNSPYGKFETYVVLAVREGANPYLRLGFQHAPEREEWRRIIDEQDIPAMDACFEPIPLKTGEVWRVPGGYPHAIGEGALVLEVMEPSDWVVRCEFEREGIVVPPQGRFMQRGLEFCLNVFDYASRSVSEIREFCRLEPKTISKNTELTVEQLVDETHTDCFSVRRLTLRGETRLPRPGAVGLYLVSHGEGELHSGEQPLGLKQGSRFLIPAGAEAPTIVPTRTDALQLLLCLPTLQSTT; from the coding sequence ATGAAAAAGGATGCCCCCTCCTACCTCGAAATTCTACCGAACCGGGTGCGTCGCAACTATCGCGGAGGAGCTCTGTTGGAAAGCTGGACAGGCGAAGGCCACGAAGGTGATAGCGAACGGCCGGAAGATTGGATTGGATCCACGGTCCGGGCTCTCAACCCCGGGCTCGCGAAGGTTCAAAACGAGGGACTCACGAGCGTTCGCCTTCCCGATGGGAGAAGCGCTTCCTTGCCAGAAGTGCTGACCGACGCTCCTGAATATTTCCTCGGGCCGAACCACGTCAAACAGCGCGGCCACGAACTCGGATTCCTCGCAAAACTCCTGGACTCCGCCATACGGTTGAACGTGCAGGCGCATCCGACTGCAGCGTTCGCCCGCGAGCACCTAAACTCTCCCTATGGAAAGTTTGAAACTTATGTGGTTCTCGCCGTGCGCGAAGGAGCGAACCCCTACCTCCGCCTCGGTTTCCAACACGCTCCTGAACGTGAAGAATGGAGGCGAATCATTGACGAGCAGGACATTCCGGCAATGGATGCCTGCTTCGAACCGATCCCTCTAAAGACGGGCGAGGTCTGGCGGGTCCCAGGCGGATACCCCCATGCCATTGGAGAAGGAGCCCTTGTACTCGAAGTGATGGAACCTTCGGACTGGGTGGTCCGCTGCGAATTCGAACGGGAAGGTATCGTCGTTCCTCCCCAAGGACGCTTTATGCAGCGCGGTTTGGAGTTTTGCTTGAATGTCTTCGATTACGCTTCGCGAAGTGTTAGCGAAATCAGAGAATTCTGTCGCCTCGAACCGAAGACCATTTCCAAGAATACCGAACTGACCGTCGAACAACTGGTCGACGAGACCCATACCGATTGTTTTTCCGTACGCCGCTTGACACTACGAGGCGAAACTCGTCTGCCTCGACCCGGAGCCGTTGGACTCTATCTCGTCTCTCATGGTGAGGGAGAACTACACTCCGGCGAGCAACCCTTAGGCCTCAAGCAAGGAAGCCGCTTTCTGATTCCTGCAGGTGCCGAGGCCCCCACCATCGTCCCCACTCGTACCGACGCCCTCCAACTTCTACTATGCCTCCCGACTCTGCAATCGACCACCTAG
- a CDS encoding cytochrome c biogenesis protein — MKLSRKLVPWIAFILGLVYVSSGWLPKKSSPTFDFESFGKLPVQVGGRIKPLDSVARNSLLILSERQKAVLPAEEAEAEDQTVPALIWLVEVATRPEVADRMKVFRVLHPQLRNTLGIMDDAGKVFSYSDLQPYFGEISRLQEQVNPEPKQRDSFEEAVVRLNENLTRYHRLLHSFHPLGNLDQLTQEYESYQLIMAPGLAQLSLQQNGQPHEAQILENFMAFADRYLKLSQQAMLRVVPPEGDDPVNNDWENVGDSLLRSIQTGTLSPTVLQYAILTEAYRSGDVETFNQTVQDMRSNFRERFPDEKFRVSFEFLFNAAEPFYRASVLYVLVLVLVLISWLRWGPVLNSTAYALLLAAFLMHTFGLLARMYIQGRPPVTNLYSSAVFVGWGAVFLGIIFERFFRNGFGSATSALIGFSTLIIAHHLSLSGDTLEMMRAVLDSNFWLATHVIVITIGYSGVFLAGALAVFAILRGVLTPSLDRKTEKSLYTMVYGITCFSILTSFVGTMLGGIWADQSWGRFWGWDPKENGALLIVIWTAIMLHARWGALVKARGFFILAVFGNIVTAWSWFGTNMLGVGLHSYGFMNAAFFWLSAFVASQLVIMGLAAIPKERWRSAHNLVRG; from the coding sequence ATGAAACTCTCGCGCAAACTCGTTCCCTGGATCGCCTTCATTCTCGGGCTCGTCTACGTCTCCAGTGGCTGGCTTCCCAAAAAGAGTTCCCCCACTTTCGATTTTGAATCCTTCGGGAAACTGCCGGTCCAGGTCGGAGGACGCATCAAGCCGCTCGATTCGGTCGCCCGCAACTCTCTTCTCATCCTCAGCGAACGCCAAAAGGCCGTGCTGCCAGCCGAAGAAGCCGAGGCAGAAGACCAGACCGTTCCCGCCCTGATTTGGCTCGTTGAAGTCGCAACCCGACCCGAGGTCGCCGATCGGATGAAAGTCTTTCGCGTCCTCCACCCCCAACTCCGAAATACGCTGGGGATCATGGACGATGCCGGAAAGGTCTTTTCTTACTCTGACCTTCAACCCTACTTCGGCGAGATCTCCCGCCTTCAGGAACAGGTCAACCCGGAGCCCAAGCAGCGGGACAGCTTTGAAGAAGCCGTCGTTCGCCTGAACGAAAACCTTACCCGCTACCATCGTCTTCTTCACAGCTTCCATCCCTTGGGCAACCTCGACCAGTTGACCCAAGAGTATGAATCCTACCAATTGATCATGGCCCCTGGATTGGCTCAACTCAGCCTCCAGCAAAACGGCCAGCCCCACGAGGCCCAGATCCTCGAGAACTTCATGGCGTTCGCCGACCGCTACCTCAAGCTGTCGCAGCAAGCGATGCTGCGGGTCGTTCCCCCCGAAGGCGACGATCCGGTGAACAACGACTGGGAAAACGTCGGCGACAGCCTACTCCGCTCCATCCAAACCGGAACTCTCTCCCCGACCGTCCTTCAATACGCAATCCTGACCGAAGCCTATCGTTCAGGAGACGTCGAGACCTTCAACCAAACGGTTCAGGACATGCGCTCAAACTTCCGCGAACGGTTTCCCGATGAAAAGTTCCGGGTCAGTTTCGAATTCCTCTTCAACGCCGCCGAACCCTTCTACCGGGCGAGCGTTCTCTATGTGCTGGTTCTCGTCCTGGTGCTCATTTCCTGGCTCCGCTGGGGACCGGTTTTGAACTCCACGGCCTACGCCCTGCTGCTCGCGGCCTTCCTCATGCACACCTTCGGACTCCTCGCCCGGATGTATATCCAGGGGCGTCCCCCCGTCACCAACCTCTACTCCTCGGCCGTCTTCGTGGGCTGGGGTGCGGTCTTCCTCGGGATCATTTTCGAGCGATTTTTCCGCAACGGTTTTGGCAGCGCGACTTCGGCGCTTATTGGGTTTTCGACCCTTATCATCGCCCACCACCTGAGCCTGAGCGGCGACACCTTGGAGATGATGCGAGCGGTGCTGGACTCCAACTTCTGGTTGGCGACCCACGTCATCGTGATCACCATCGGCTATTCGGGTGTCTTCCTCGCTGGAGCCCTCGCCGTCTTCGCCATCCTTCGCGGAGTCCTCACGCCCAGCCTTGATCGCAAGACGGAGAAAAGCCTCTACACGATGGTGTACGGGATCACCTGCTTCTCCATTCTCACCTCATTCGTTGGCACCATGCTCGGCGGCATCTGGGCCGACCAGAGCTGGGGACGATTCTGGGGCTGGGACCCCAAGGAAAATGGCGCCCTACTCATTGTCATTTGGACCGCCATCATGCTCCACGCCCGCTGGGGAGCTCTGGTCAAAGCGAGAGGATTTTTCATTCTCGCCGTCTTTGGGAACATTGTCACCGCCTGGTCCTGGTTCGGCACCAACATGCTCGGTGTCGGACTCCACAGCTACGGCTTCATGAACGCCGCCTTCTTCTGGCTCTCCGCCTTCGTCGCCAGCCAATTGGTTATCATGGGCCTGGCCGCCATTCCCAAAGAACGCTGGCGCAGCGCCCACAACCTGGTGCGCGGGTAA
- a CDS encoding MEKHLA domain-containing protein — protein sequence MENGFDSRGIPEDLRIAQTQLILSSFRDVLGRELIPSTGDAARDAQRLFDAEFVVVSAGTENDPILNYGNATALRLWEMNWEELIRTPGRKTAEPMHREERARFLEKVREQGYVDDYSGIRISRSGKRFRIENAIVWNLTDSEGNDRGQAATFADWTFLDWARPTRT from the coding sequence GTGGAGAACGGCTTCGACAGCAGGGGTATTCCCGAAGACCTTCGGATCGCCCAGACTCAGCTCATTCTCTCCAGTTTTCGCGACGTCCTCGGGCGCGAGTTAATTCCGTCTACGGGGGATGCAGCCCGAGATGCCCAGCGACTTTTCGACGCTGAGTTCGTCGTCGTTTCTGCCGGCACTGAGAACGATCCGATCCTCAACTACGGCAACGCCACTGCTCTTCGGCTGTGGGAAATGAACTGGGAAGAACTCATTCGCACTCCGGGACGCAAGACCGCCGAACCCATGCACCGGGAAGAACGAGCACGCTTCCTGGAAAAAGTTCGCGAGCAAGGATACGTGGACGACTATTCGGGGATTCGGATCTCCCGCAGCGGAAAGCGGTTTCGCATCGAAAATGCGATCGTGTGGAACCTGACCGACTCTGAGGGCAACGACCGAGGGCAAGCCGCTACCTTTGCCGACTGGACGTTTCTGGATTGGGCGAGGCCAACCCGGACTTAA
- a CDS encoding beta-L-arabinofuranosidase domain-containing protein, whose product MTVSSLVRLSPFPLGSLHTKGPVSEHLETFAYERITSEYARDVVFQEAEDAFRNKLDDSSGVHGIWQGEYWGKWMIGAVRYCEYANDSSLKEFIRKSVGILMAMQEPSGYIGTYRDPMNIFPADPQETMKVLGHPSEWNWNIWCRKYTLWGLIEAHRLLGDPKILRSAERLATHLIRSLRDNGIRLGETGTFAGVASGSILKPIILLYRQTRNELYLDFAQEIVADWNREDGLSPNLIANAMAGKPVHAWYDDPHDYAKAYEMMSCYEGIIELYRTTGESELLESVIRFHKLLKEHEYNTVHSVAFNDIFHNGSSQISAITEPCDVIHWMRLCGELFLETGDSSYLEDFELAFYNPFLASVCRDGKWGARGVRSHTHHLYAFGQAKMKYNHCCVNNIPRGFLNFAQMAVIADENGLAVNFYSPFDSELSLPNGGSVQLRISGDYLGSGTVDINWDAQIDIPVKMRLRIPKWATESTIDIKGSQETGEGEWFEIQIEPGQSNARLTFERDVIVREHPSTPEVPAWHHKRWSEPGIESSMRTERGSTLQYGPLLLARSHFIDNTEEEMFGDPLPKGFACTLKPSPSDKVDYAFEAEIHSDDRKLHTTVCDFASAANVITKEPKLFSVFF is encoded by the coding sequence ATGACCGTATCTTCCCTCGTCAGACTTTCCCCCTTTCCTTTGGGCTCACTGCACACAAAAGGCCCTGTTTCCGAACATTTGGAAACGTTCGCCTACGAGCGCATAACTTCGGAGTATGCGCGGGATGTGGTCTTTCAAGAAGCGGAAGACGCTTTTCGCAACAAACTGGACGACAGCTCTGGAGTCCATGGTATCTGGCAAGGCGAGTATTGGGGCAAGTGGATGATCGGCGCGGTGCGCTATTGCGAGTACGCCAACGACTCAAGTCTCAAGGAGTTCATTCGAAAGAGCGTGGGAATCCTGATGGCGATGCAAGAACCCTCCGGCTATATCGGAACCTATCGGGATCCGATGAATATCTTCCCCGCCGACCCGCAGGAAACAATGAAGGTTCTCGGCCATCCCAGCGAGTGGAACTGGAATATCTGGTGCCGTAAATACACCCTCTGGGGCCTGATCGAAGCGCACAGACTACTCGGTGATCCCAAAATACTTCGCTCCGCAGAACGGCTGGCCACCCACCTGATCCGCTCTCTCCGGGACAACGGCATCCGTCTCGGCGAAACCGGAACGTTCGCGGGAGTGGCCAGCGGATCCATACTCAAGCCGATCATCCTTCTTTACCGTCAAACTCGCAACGAACTCTACTTGGACTTTGCCCAAGAAATCGTGGCAGATTGGAATCGAGAAGACGGCCTCTCTCCCAACCTCATAGCGAATGCGATGGCGGGAAAACCGGTCCACGCCTGGTACGACGACCCCCACGACTACGCGAAAGCTTACGAAATGATGTCGTGCTACGAAGGGATTATTGAGCTCTACCGAACCACGGGGGAAAGCGAACTACTCGAAAGCGTGATCCGCTTCCACAAGCTCCTGAAAGAGCACGAATATAATACGGTCCATTCCGTCGCTTTCAACGACATCTTCCACAACGGATCTTCACAAATCAGTGCCATTACCGAACCCTGCGACGTGATTCACTGGATGCGGCTGTGCGGGGAACTCTTCCTGGAAACAGGCGATAGCTCCTACCTCGAGGATTTCGAACTGGCATTCTACAATCCCTTCCTCGCCTCCGTTTGTCGTGACGGTAAATGGGGGGCTCGAGGCGTTCGCAGCCACACCCATCATCTTTACGCTTTCGGACAGGCAAAAATGAAGTATAATCACTGTTGCGTGAACAACATACCACGCGGTTTCCTCAATTTCGCCCAGATGGCGGTGATTGCCGACGAGAATGGCCTCGCCGTCAACTTCTACTCTCCCTTCGACTCCGAACTCAGCCTGCCGAATGGCGGATCCGTCCAACTCCGCATCAGCGGCGACTACCTTGGCAGCGGCACGGTCGATATCAATTGGGATGCACAGATTGACATCCCCGTGAAGATGCGTCTCCGAATTCCAAAATGGGCCACGGAATCCACTATCGACATTAAGGGTTCTCAAGAAACCGGAGAAGGAGAATGGTTTGAGATCCAAATTGAACCCGGCCAATCCAATGCGCGACTGACTTTCGAACGGGACGTGATCGTGCGAGAGCATCCATCCACGCCTGAGGTCCCTGCATGGCACCACAAGCGATGGTCCGAGCCCGGCATCGAATCATCGATGCGCACGGAGCGTGGCAGCACCTTACAATACGGGCCTCTTCTTCTGGCCCGCAGTCACTTTATCGACAACACCGAGGAGGAAATGTTCGGCGACCCTCTGCCAAAGGGATTTGCCTGCACCCTTAAACCCTCCCCCTCCGACAAGGTGGATTATGCGTTCGAAGCCGAAATTCATTCCGATGACCGGAAACTCCACACAACGGTCTGTGATTTTGCCTCCGCCGCCAATGTAATTACGAAAGAACCAAAGCTGTTCAGCGTGTTTTTCTAA
- a CDS encoding cytochrome c biogenesis protein ResB: protein MARRILLFFTSLRLTVVLLGFSMALVLFGTLDQVHFGIHETQQRYFESFLVVWNPLPPYSDSPFARIGLPLPGGYLLGPLLLINLIAAQVFRFRWSWQKSGILLIHGGLVLLILSEFITDFYAEERQMWLDEGQTKNWAESFIENEIVLIDQTDPSLETVYAIDSDDLRSGQWIENEKLPFRILVETYLPNASIRRTGPNENLPVQATRGVAPRMGLYAQYARETFKDNEINADTAIVRLFDGEKDLGSWMISNLFDERFPPQTFEAGGKTYEIDLRFKRSYYPFSVTLLDFTHKRYPGTEIPMDFSSRVVVTQPEENVERESLIYMNHPLRYGGNTFYQASFANQDTSSMLQVVKNPGWTLPYISVTLVGIGLVVQFALGLSRSRVIRNSRKKEARS from the coding sequence GTGGCTCGCCGCATCCTCCTCTTCTTCACTTCTCTCCGGCTGACGGTTGTTCTGCTGGGGTTTTCCATGGCGCTGGTACTCTTCGGAACACTGGACCAGGTCCACTTCGGGATCCATGAAACCCAACAACGCTATTTCGAGAGCTTCCTCGTTGTCTGGAATCCACTGCCACCGTATTCCGACTCGCCCTTTGCCCGCATCGGGCTCCCCCTACCCGGCGGCTATCTTCTGGGTCCACTCCTACTGATCAATCTGATCGCGGCTCAAGTTTTCCGCTTCCGCTGGTCGTGGCAAAAGTCCGGCATCCTCCTCATTCACGGGGGGCTGGTCCTCCTCATCCTCAGTGAGTTCATCACCGATTTCTATGCCGAAGAACGGCAGATGTGGCTGGATGAAGGCCAGACCAAGAATTGGGCGGAGTCTTTTATTGAGAATGAGATCGTGCTCATCGATCAAACCGATCCCAGCCTGGAAACCGTCTACGCCATCGATTCCGATGACCTGCGTTCGGGACAGTGGATCGAGAACGAGAAGCTCCCCTTCCGCATTCTCGTCGAGACCTATCTCCCCAACGCCAGCATCCGCAGAACGGGACCGAACGAGAATCTACCCGTCCAAGCCACCCGAGGCGTTGCCCCGCGGATGGGACTTTACGCCCAATACGCCCGTGAGACCTTTAAGGATAACGAAATCAACGCGGATACCGCCATCGTCCGTCTCTTCGACGGGGAAAAAGATCTCGGCTCCTGGATGATTTCCAATCTCTTTGACGAACGCTTCCCCCCCCAGACCTTTGAAGCGGGAGGCAAGACCTACGAAATCGATCTTCGCTTCAAGCGGAGCTATTATCCATTTTCGGTCACGCTCCTCGACTTCACCCACAAGCGCTACCCGGGCACCGAGATTCCGATGGATTTCTCCAGCCGCGTCGTCGTAACTCAGCCCGAAGAAAACGTGGAGCGTGAAAGCCTGATCTATATGAACCACCCTCTACGGTACGGCGGGAACACCTTTTACCAAGCCTCCTTCGCCAATCAGGACACCTCCTCCATGCTTCAGGTCGTGAAAAATCCCGGGTGGACGCTACCCTACATCAGTGTGACCCTCGTCGGCATTGGCCTCGTGGTGCAGTTTGCCCTCGGGCTCTCCCGCTCCCGCGTCATCCGCAACTCTCGCAAGAAGGAGGCCCGCTCATGA
- a CDS encoding beta-galactosidase, with translation MPPDSAIDHLALKSIPFGVVLLAERGVSLIETRNDLENIAALGFNTVVLYPSVSRWDADIPGDLAFDTIDSILDVCAELNLQVILELQGQVMQDADAPESSGYAQASNYRENGFHQPAKEVLLATYLRAVAAHFRGHPALLAYDLFNEVGNHSRSPETIQAFTEYLAGQYDGNIQALNHAWATYFPDFESITRVPPNYRVWSWSSVVAERDWQRFRSADFATQIRRWRVIIREVDPDTPLFVDVLGSDVLHNRTDDYFGVSDWDISETTDILGLSCYANMLGPRWWESDAWQWPQFWRHAISVADGKQTMISELMTANRSLFPTEGSSMTDEIGLWSYQAVFHGIQGMIYWKYRPFRRGRQVSGRGLTDFDGTPNRHAHQASKVAKFVVENAVSLAESHPDTAGCAIVFDPDMERLFSAIGEGEATVPPKPFYTDTHRGWFQAFWKSGIAPCYLTPARIAAQGIPAAIRVLVVPCLPGITTEFAESIRDFVQRGGTLVTESRFGLLDIDGNLQPHAPGFGLQEITGFEERGFHCRGEHRIPLPESELVLQGDYFQEIDCPADTEILVATESNHPALVQRSASTGQCLHVPFLLGHKVERGESHSQALTYFNVLLERLRPHLTPSVVVREKSPLLDISVLLRANGTPWLIGLTNFDHATGTVTLRLPKGTELAENTPFDNLTKEGRTITVTLPKRSAHAVKLA, from the coding sequence ATGCCTCCCGACTCTGCAATCGACCACCTAGCGCTGAAATCCATCCCGTTCGGAGTCGTGCTGCTGGCCGAACGGGGCGTTTCGCTCATAGAAACCCGCAACGACCTGGAGAACATCGCCGCGCTCGGATTCAACACCGTCGTGCTCTATCCGAGCGTCAGCCGCTGGGATGCCGACATCCCCGGAGATCTCGCTTTTGACACGATCGATTCCATTCTGGACGTTTGCGCAGAGCTAAACCTCCAAGTGATTCTCGAACTCCAGGGCCAGGTCATGCAGGACGCCGACGCGCCGGAAAGTTCCGGCTACGCACAGGCTTCGAATTATCGGGAAAACGGTTTTCATCAGCCGGCCAAAGAAGTCCTCCTGGCCACATACCTGCGTGCGGTGGCAGCTCACTTCCGGGGCCATCCCGCCTTGCTGGCCTACGACCTCTTCAACGAGGTCGGTAACCACTCGCGGTCTCCCGAAACGATCCAAGCCTTCACGGAATACCTAGCCGGCCAATATGATGGAAATATCCAGGCGCTCAACCACGCCTGGGCCACCTACTTCCCGGACTTCGAATCGATTACGCGCGTCCCGCCCAACTACCGTGTGTGGAGTTGGTCGTCCGTCGTCGCCGAACGGGATTGGCAACGCTTCCGCTCAGCCGACTTCGCGACCCAGATCCGCCGTTGGCGCGTGATCATTCGTGAGGTCGACCCGGATACACCCTTGTTTGTCGACGTTCTCGGATCCGATGTACTCCACAATCGAACCGACGACTATTTCGGAGTCAGCGACTGGGACATCTCCGAAACCACCGACATCTTGGGCCTCTCCTGCTACGCCAACATGCTCGGACCTCGCTGGTGGGAAAGCGACGCTTGGCAATGGCCGCAATTCTGGCGTCATGCAATCAGTGTCGCCGACGGCAAGCAGACCATGATTTCCGAACTGATGACTGCGAACCGCTCTCTCTTTCCGACCGAGGGTTCTTCCATGACCGACGAGATCGGGCTCTGGAGTTATCAAGCGGTTTTCCACGGAATCCAGGGCATGATCTACTGGAAATACCGTCCCTTCCGCCGTGGACGGCAAGTGTCCGGTCGGGGACTGACCGATTTCGACGGCACCCCGAATCGACATGCCCACCAAGCGTCCAAGGTGGCAAAGTTTGTGGTCGAAAACGCGGTATCTCTCGCCGAGTCCCATCCAGACACCGCCGGATGCGCAATCGTCTTCGACCCGGATATGGAGCGCCTTTTCAGCGCCATCGGCGAAGGAGAGGCAACCGTGCCTCCCAAACCTTTTTATACCGATACGCATCGGGGTTGGTTTCAAGCGTTCTGGAAAAGCGGGATCGCACCGTGCTACCTGACCCCGGCCCGCATCGCAGCGCAAGGAATCCCGGCAGCAATTCGGGTTCTTGTGGTCCCGTGCCTGCCCGGAATTACCACTGAGTTCGCGGAATCGATTCGGGACTTCGTCCAGCGAGGCGGAACACTCGTCACCGAGAGCCGCTTTGGTCTACTCGACATCGACGGCAACCTCCAACCGCATGCCCCGGGGTTCGGCCTGCAAGAGATAACCGGCTTCGAAGAAAGAGGGTTCCACTGCCGCGGAGAGCATCGGATCCCCCTCCCCGAAAGTGAGCTCGTTCTGCAAGGCGACTACTTTCAGGAAATCGATTGTCCGGCCGACACCGAAATTCTAGTCGCGACTGAATCCAACCATCCGGCTCTCGTTCAACGATCCGCATCGACCGGACAATGCCTTCACGTTCCCTTTCTCCTAGGACACAAGGTCGAACGCGGCGAATCCCATTCCCAGGCGTTGACCTACTTCAACGTGCTGTTGGAACGGCTACGTCCTCACCTGACTCCGTCGGTCGTTGTGAGAGAAAAGTCTCCATTGCTGGACATCTCCGTCCTCCTTCGAGCCAACGGCACCCCATGGTTGATCGGCCTAACGAATTTTGACCACGCAACGGGAACGGTAACTTTGCGTCTCCCGAAGGGGACCGAACTCGCCGAGAACACACCATTCGACAACCTCACAAAAGAGGGCAGAACGATCACCGTCACCCTCCCGAAACGATCCGCCCACGCCGTAAAACTCGCCTAG